A single window of Intrasporangium calvum DSM 43043 DNA harbors:
- a CDS encoding penicillin acylase family protein, with translation MPRAHLARRIALSVVVLVIVALVALTILAVSTVRRPFPETTGELEVEGLTGRVTVSRDARGVPTITADSANDLFRAQGYVSAQDRFFEMDLRRHITAGRLSELVGEGGLDTDRVIRTMGWRRVAEQELPRLAPETRQYLQAYADGVNAYLKQADSPADLALEYQVLDWSVPGYRVEPWTPVDSLAWLKAMAWDLKADYEDELARARLSRGGRTSQKQIELLYPPYPFDRNQPILSEQDWRPGAAASDQQAAAATPMALLKGGQGAFDATAAAMAAIPALIGEGDGVGSNSWVVSGDRTTTGKPLLANDPHLSLGIPSIWTQVNLQCRTVSAQCPFQVSGFSFSGLPGVVIGHNAKVAWGFTNLGADVTDFYLEQVSGDTYLRDGNQEPLETRRETIKVAGGSDVEILVRSTVHGPILSDAVPAIAESGDQTAVRGVAQSNRYAVSLAWTALTPTRTADAIFALNTATGWDDFRSAAALFAVPAQNLVYADTDGHIGYQTPGLFPVRRSATPGAVPGSWPSPGWDSQWDWRGFVDFEELPYVLDPQEGFIVTANQAVTASQKPFLTGVWDYGFRAERIRTLLAGSAKVSPERMVQIQGDTRNAFAPVLVEHLLGVEVDDFTAQAQLLLRDWDGNQPADKTRDSASAAYYNAVWKHLLEYTFDELPPDMAASGGTRWMIVLEQLLKDPKNAWWDDKTTPGVTEGSGEILKRALVDARLDLARKLGKVPATWRWGRLHQLNLEHRVLGTESVPGVIRDVFNRGGIELGGGNGIVNATSWDASSSGYEVTAGPSMRMVVDLSDLDRSLWVNATGQSGHAYNSHYADQIDAWAANEPFPWPFTARAVAAAQDSELTLVPPGQPTG, from the coding sequence GTGCCCCGAGCTCACCTCGCCCGCCGAATCGCGCTGTCGGTCGTCGTCCTGGTCATCGTCGCGCTCGTGGCGCTCACGATTCTCGCCGTCTCGACGGTGCGTCGACCCTTTCCCGAGACGACCGGGGAGCTTGAGGTCGAGGGACTGACCGGTCGGGTGACGGTCTCTCGCGACGCGCGGGGTGTGCCGACGATCACAGCCGACTCGGCCAACGACCTCTTCCGGGCCCAGGGCTACGTCAGTGCCCAGGACCGCTTCTTCGAGATGGACCTGCGTCGTCACATCACCGCCGGCCGACTGTCCGAGCTGGTCGGCGAGGGCGGCCTCGACACCGACCGGGTCATCCGCACGATGGGCTGGCGGCGGGTCGCCGAGCAGGAGCTGCCTCGTCTGGCGCCGGAGACCCGCCAGTACCTGCAGGCGTACGCCGACGGGGTCAACGCCTACCTCAAGCAGGCCGACTCACCTGCGGACCTCGCCCTCGAGTACCAGGTTCTCGACTGGAGCGTCCCCGGCTACCGGGTCGAGCCGTGGACGCCGGTGGACTCGCTCGCGTGGCTCAAGGCGATGGCCTGGGACCTCAAGGCCGACTACGAGGACGAGCTCGCCCGCGCCCGGCTCTCCCGGGGCGGTCGCACGTCGCAGAAACAGATCGAGCTGCTCTACCCGCCCTACCCGTTCGACCGCAACCAGCCGATCCTCTCCGAGCAGGACTGGCGCCCCGGGGCGGCCGCCAGCGACCAGCAGGCCGCCGCCGCGACACCGATGGCGCTGCTCAAGGGGGGCCAGGGCGCCTTCGACGCGACCGCCGCGGCCATGGCGGCGATCCCGGCCCTGATCGGCGAGGGCGACGGGGTGGGCTCGAACTCCTGGGTCGTCTCCGGCGACCGCACGACGACCGGAAAGCCCCTGCTCGCCAACGACCCTCACCTCTCCCTCGGCATCCCGAGCATCTGGACCCAGGTCAACCTCCAGTGCCGCACCGTGTCGGCGCAGTGCCCGTTCCAGGTCTCGGGGTTCTCGTTCTCCGGCCTTCCCGGCGTGGTCATCGGGCACAACGCCAAGGTGGCGTGGGGCTTCACCAACCTGGGCGCGGACGTGACCGACTTCTACCTCGAGCAGGTCAGCGGCGACACCTACCTGCGCGACGGCAACCAGGAGCCACTCGAGACCCGGCGCGAGACGATCAAGGTCGCCGGTGGCTCCGACGTCGAGATCCTCGTGCGCTCCACGGTGCACGGGCCGATCCTCTCTGATGCGGTGCCGGCCATCGCGGAGAGCGGGGACCAGACCGCCGTGCGTGGGGTGGCCCAGTCGAACCGTTACGCGGTCTCCCTGGCCTGGACGGCGCTGACCCCGACACGCACCGCCGACGCCATCTTCGCGCTCAACACCGCGACCGGTTGGGACGACTTCCGGTCCGCCGCTGCGCTCTTCGCCGTGCCCGCCCAGAACCTCGTCTACGCCGACACCGACGGTCACATCGGCTATCAGACCCCCGGGCTCTTCCCGGTGCGGCGGTCTGCGACGCCGGGTGCGGTGCCGGGGTCCTGGCCGTCGCCCGGCTGGGACAGCCAGTGGGACTGGCGCGGCTTCGTCGACTTCGAGGAACTGCCCTACGTCCTCGACCCCCAGGAGGGGTTCATCGTCACGGCGAACCAGGCCGTGACGGCGAGCCAGAAGCCGTTCCTCACCGGAGTGTGGGACTACGGCTTCCGCGCCGAGCGGATCCGCACTCTGCTGGCCGGGTCCGCGAAGGTGTCGCCCGAGCGGATGGTCCAGATCCAGGGCGACACCCGCAACGCCTTCGCCCCCGTCCTCGTCGAGCACCTGCTCGGCGTCGAGGTCGACGACTTCACCGCCCAGGCCCAGCTGCTGCTGCGCGACTGGGACGGCAACCAGCCCGCGGACAAGACCCGCGACTCGGCCTCGGCGGCCTACTACAACGCCGTGTGGAAGCACCTGCTCGAGTACACCTTCGACGAGCTCCCGCCCGACATGGCCGCGTCAGGTGGGACCCGCTGGATGATCGTGCTCGAGCAGCTGCTCAAGGACCCGAAGAACGCCTGGTGGGACGACAAGACGACCCCGGGGGTCACCGAGGGGTCGGGTGAGATCCTCAAGCGCGCGCTGGTGGACGCTCGCCTCGACCTGGCTCGCAAGCTCGGCAAGGTCCCGGCGACGTGGCGTTGGGGCCGGCTCCACCAGCTGAACCTCGAGCACCGCGTGCTCGGCACCGAGTCGGTGCCCGGGGTGATCCGGGACGTCTTCAACCGGGGCGGCATCGAGCTCGGCGGCGGCAACGGCATCGTCAACGCCACCAGCTGGGACGCCTCGAGCTCCGGCTACGAGGTGACGGCGGGACCCTCCATGCGGATGGTCGTCGACCTCTCCGACCTGGACAGGTCCCTGTGGGTCAACGCGACGGGACAGTCGGGCCACGCGTACAACTCGCACTACGCCGACCAGATCGACGCCTGGGCGGCCAACGAGCCGTTCCCGTGGCCGTTCACCGCCCGCGCAGTGGCGGCCGCACAGGACAGCGAGCTGACGCTGGTCCCGCCCGGTCAGCCGACCGGCTGA
- a CDS encoding 5-formyltetrahydrofolate cyclo-ligase — protein MSQQPSPDQPLPTKREIRQAARRRRAELAAASDGSAAGSAIAEAVLRFLPERAEDQVRVAVYESLPDEPPTAPLIAALLAAGHEVIVPIVLDDFSLEWTYAAEGTIGDRGTVARLPKDTPPSGDGRRWLGPGALSTCDLVVTPGLTVDRRGTRLGQGGGCYDRALRHRDPGTPVITLLHEGEQRDTDLPREAHDSPVDGYVTTSGRVVRTAADSSPAHRAG, from the coding sequence ATGTCGCAGCAGCCGTCGCCTGACCAGCCGCTGCCCACCAAACGGGAGATCCGCCAGGCTGCTCGACGCCGGCGGGCCGAGCTCGCCGCGGCCAGCGATGGCTCGGCGGCGGGCTCCGCGATCGCCGAGGCCGTGCTGCGGTTCCTCCCCGAGCGAGCGGAGGACCAGGTCCGTGTCGCGGTGTACGAGTCGTTGCCCGACGAGCCGCCCACCGCGCCGCTCATCGCGGCCCTCCTCGCGGCCGGTCATGAGGTCATCGTGCCCATCGTGCTCGACGACTTCTCGCTCGAGTGGACGTATGCCGCTGAGGGCACCATCGGCGACCGCGGCACCGTCGCGCGCCTCCCGAAGGACACTCCCCCCTCCGGGGACGGCCGGCGCTGGCTGGGGCCCGGCGCGCTGTCCACCTGCGATCTCGTCGTGACGCCCGGGCTGACCGTCGACCGCCGGGGCACGCGGCTGGGACAGGGTGGCGGGTGCTACGACCGGGCCCTGCGGCACCGCGACCCGGGGACGCCGGTCATCACGCTGCTGCACGAGGGAGAGCAGCGCGACACGGACCTGCCGCGCGAGGCGCACGACTCGCCCGTCGACGGCTACGTCACCACGAGCGGTCGGGTCGTCCGGACTGCAGCCGACTCGAGCCCCGCGCACCGGGCGGGCTGA
- the glp gene encoding gephyrin-like molybdotransferase Glp, translated as MSDQGLARAVERMRGRGMGPEAITVFEHYYRQLEEGAQGTIPEDTIEPLRDIQALGEVEVSDEDARRALSQTAVIKLNGGLGTSMGMSGAKSALEVKDGLTFLDIIAQQVLSLREQWGVELPLILMNSFRTSEQSLDILATYPDLPVDGLPLDFIQSAEPKLLADSLDPVDWPPDRELEWCPPGHGDIYVSLVTSGVLDSLLAKGIRYAFISNSDNLGATCDPDVAAWMVEHGLPFVAEVCTRTKSDRKGGHLATRRSDGRLILRDTAMVAEGEERFFADTKRHDTFNANNIWVDLSVLRDRMAERAGFLGLPIIINRKTVDPADPTSPEVVQLESAMGAAIEVFEGSEALLVPRTRFRPVKTTNDLLVVRSDYFVLDESYHLLAVGEGPEPFVDLDSAYRLVDGFEKRFPFGVPSMVECTSLRVIGDPVFGRDVRCVGDVLVDGLRRVRDHAVLEGPVAGETAAEGRPAARAQGVADLRTVDQHLRAILSTLEPAATASVPLTEALGLVVARDVRSRVSLPPFDNSSMDGYAVRARSLDGADATPVSLRIVGEVAAGANPTFSVGPGEAARIMTGAPIPTGADAVIAVEDTDGAAEGPVLCRAVVAPGRYIRPRGEDVSEGAVVVSAGDVVGPRTIALLAACGHATVEVHRRPHVVILSTGAELVPPGEPLQPGQIHDSNSTMLWAAAISAGASAEIRGTVGDTDAELLVALDEVVAGADVVVTSGGVSMGAYDVVKSALADRGVDFVRVAMQPGKPQGFGYLTGPVGRRVPLFALPGNPVSSFVSFEVFVRPALRRLMRLTPEKRRVRSATLTSGLRSPEGRRQFGRAVVSRNSEGALMCTPVAGQGSHFVADLSRANALFIVPEETADLVAGERVDVIILDD; from the coding sequence ATGAGTGACCAGGGGTTGGCCCGCGCCGTCGAACGGATGCGCGGGCGAGGGATGGGACCCGAGGCCATCACGGTCTTCGAGCACTACTACCGTCAGCTCGAGGAGGGGGCGCAGGGCACGATCCCCGAGGACACCATCGAGCCGCTCCGGGACATCCAGGCCCTCGGCGAGGTGGAGGTCTCGGACGAGGACGCCCGCCGGGCGCTGAGCCAGACCGCGGTGATCAAGCTCAACGGTGGGCTCGGCACGAGCATGGGGATGAGCGGCGCCAAGTCGGCGCTCGAGGTCAAGGACGGACTGACCTTCCTCGACATCATCGCCCAGCAGGTGCTCTCGCTCCGCGAGCAGTGGGGGGTCGAGCTGCCCCTCATCCTGATGAACTCGTTCCGGACCTCGGAGCAGTCGCTCGACATCCTCGCCACCTACCCGGACCTCCCCGTCGACGGGCTCCCGCTCGACTTCATCCAGAGCGCCGAGCCGAAGCTCCTCGCCGACTCCCTCGACCCGGTCGACTGGCCTCCGGACCGCGAGCTCGAGTGGTGCCCGCCCGGCCACGGCGACATCTACGTCTCCCTCGTCACGTCCGGCGTGCTCGACAGCCTGCTGGCCAAGGGGATCCGCTACGCGTTCATCTCCAACTCGGACAACCTCGGCGCCACCTGCGACCCCGACGTGGCGGCGTGGATGGTCGAGCACGGGCTGCCCTTCGTCGCCGAGGTGTGCACCCGCACGAAGAGCGACCGCAAGGGCGGGCACCTCGCGACTCGCAGGTCCGACGGCCGCCTCATCCTCCGTGACACGGCGATGGTGGCCGAGGGCGAGGAGCGGTTCTTCGCCGACACCAAGCGCCACGACACGTTCAACGCCAACAACATCTGGGTCGACCTGTCCGTCCTGCGCGACCGGATGGCCGAGCGGGCCGGTTTCCTCGGCCTGCCCATCATCATCAACCGCAAGACGGTCGACCCGGCCGACCCCACGTCGCCCGAGGTCGTCCAGCTCGAGTCCGCGATGGGTGCCGCGATCGAGGTGTTCGAGGGGTCCGAGGCGCTGCTCGTGCCGCGCACGCGGTTCCGGCCGGTCAAGACGACCAACGACCTGCTCGTCGTCCGCTCGGACTACTTCGTGCTCGACGAGAGCTACCACCTCCTCGCGGTGGGGGAGGGCCCCGAGCCGTTCGTCGACCTCGACTCGGCCTACCGGCTCGTGGACGGCTTCGAGAAGCGCTTCCCCTTCGGGGTCCCGTCGATGGTCGAGTGCACCAGCCTGCGCGTCATCGGCGACCCGGTCTTCGGGCGCGATGTCCGCTGCGTCGGCGACGTCCTCGTCGACGGGCTGAGGAGGGTGCGCGACCACGCGGTCCTCGAGGGCCCGGTCGCGGGCGAGACCGCGGCGGAGGGGCGCCCTGCGGCGCGGGCTCAGGGTGTCGCCGACCTGCGGACCGTCGACCAGCACCTCCGCGCGATCCTGTCGACCCTGGAGCCGGCCGCGACGGCGAGCGTGCCGCTCACCGAGGCGCTCGGGCTCGTCGTCGCGAGGGACGTCCGGTCCCGGGTCAGCCTGCCGCCCTTCGACAACTCGTCGATGGACGGCTATGCGGTCCGGGCCCGGTCCCTCGACGGGGCCGACGCGACGCCGGTGTCGTTGCGGATCGTCGGTGAGGTGGCCGCTGGGGCCAACCCGACCTTCTCGGTGGGCCCCGGCGAGGCCGCCCGCATCATGACGGGCGCGCCGATCCCGACCGGCGCCGACGCGGTCATCGCCGTGGAGGACACCGACGGCGCGGCCGAGGGCCCGGTCCTCTGTCGGGCGGTCGTCGCCCCGGGCCGGTACATCCGACCGCGTGGCGAGGACGTCTCCGAAGGTGCCGTCGTCGTGTCGGCCGGCGACGTCGTCGGGCCGCGGACGATCGCCCTGCTCGCCGCCTGCGGCCACGCGACGGTCGAGGTGCACCGGCGGCCGCACGTCGTCATCCTGTCGACCGGCGCGGAGCTCGTCCCGCCGGGCGAGCCCCTCCAGCCGGGCCAGATCCACGACTCCAACTCGACGATGCTCTGGGCGGCCGCGATCTCCGCGGGTGCCTCGGCCGAGATCCGCGGAACCGTCGGCGACACTGACGCCGAGCTGCTCGTCGCCCTCGACGAGGTCGTGGCCGGCGCGGACGTCGTGGTCACGAGCGGTGGGGTCTCGATGGGCGCCTACGACGTGGTCAAGAGCGCGCTCGCCGACCGCGGCGTGGACTTCGTCAGGGTGGCGATGCAGCCGGGCAAGCCACAGGGCTTCGGCTACCTCACGGGCCCGGTTGGTCGTCGCGTGCCGCTGTTCGCGCTGCCGGGCAACCCGGTCTCCTCGTTCGTCTCGTTCGAGGTCTTCGTCCGGCCGGCGCTGCGCCGTCTGATGCGCCTCACGCCGGAGAAGCGCCGGGTCCGCAGCGCCACGCTCACCTCAGGACTGCGCTCGCCCGAGGGGCGGCGGCAGTTCGGCCGCGCCGTCGTGTCGCGCAACTCCGAGGGTGCGCTGATGTGCACGCCGGTCGCGGGGCAGGGCTCGCACTTCGTCGCCGACCTGTCCCGGGCCAACGCGCTGTTCATCGTCCCGGAGGAGACCGCGGACCTCGTCGCCGGTGAGCGCGTCGACGTCATCATCCTCGACGACTGA
- the moaC gene encoding cyclic pyranopterin monophosphate synthase MoaC, which yields MPDETAAAGSAPAAEPGRLTHVRSDGTAHMVDVSAKAVTTREASAAGRVLLSADAVSALRSGVVPKGDALAVARIAGIQAVKRTPELIPLAHPIAVHGVEVDLAVADDGVDIVATVRTADRTGIEMEALTAVTVAALALIDMVKAVDKHGRITDVRVTAKSGGRSGDWHE from the coding sequence GTGCCTGATGAGACTGCTGCCGCCGGCTCCGCACCGGCCGCCGAGCCCGGCCGGCTGACCCACGTGCGGTCGGACGGCACCGCGCACATGGTCGACGTGTCGGCCAAGGCCGTCACCACGCGCGAGGCGAGCGCCGCGGGCCGCGTGCTGCTCAGCGCAGACGCCGTCTCGGCGCTCCGCTCCGGTGTCGTGCCGAAGGGCGACGCGCTCGCGGTCGCCCGAATCGCCGGGATCCAGGCGGTCAAGCGGACCCCCGAGCTGATCCCACTGGCCCACCCGATCGCGGTCCACGGTGTCGAGGTGGACCTCGCGGTCGCCGACGACGGTGTCGACATCGTCGCCACCGTGCGGACGGCGGACCGGACCGGGATCGAGATGGAGGCCCTCACGGCGGTGACCGTGGCGGCGCTCGCGCTCATCGACATGGTCAAGGCGGTGGACAAGCACGGCCGGATCACCGACGTCCGGGTCACGGCGAAGTCAGGAGGAAGATCGGGTGACTGGCATGAGTGA
- a CDS encoding MogA/MoaB family molybdenum cofactor biosynthesis protein — protein sequence MTGMSEATETGHATESDQASDPLEQDLVGLGRRAVVITSSTRAAAGVYPDRSGPVIVDRVQSWGFSVGAPIVVADGDEFGLALRDVLASEPDLVITTGGTGLTPTDVTPEQTLPLLDRLVPGIAEGMRAAGVAKGVRTAMLSRGLVGISGPSLVVNLPGSRGGVNDGLDVLEPIMGHVLQQLAGGDH from the coding sequence GTGACTGGCATGAGTGAGGCGACGGAGACCGGTCACGCCACGGAGAGCGACCAGGCGAGCGACCCCCTGGAGCAGGACCTGGTCGGCCTCGGACGCAGGGCCGTCGTCATCACCTCGTCGACCCGGGCCGCCGCGGGGGTCTACCCCGACCGGTCCGGCCCCGTCATCGTCGACCGGGTGCAGTCCTGGGGCTTCAGCGTCGGGGCCCCGATCGTCGTTGCTGACGGTGACGAGTTCGGACTCGCCCTTCGCGACGTGCTCGCCTCCGAGCCGGACCTCGTCATCACGACCGGCGGCACGGGCCTCACTCCCACCGACGTGACCCCCGAACAGACGTTGCCCCTGCTCGACCGGCTCGTCCCCGGCATCGCGGAGGGGATGCGGGCGGCAGGCGTCGCGAAGGGGGTCCGCACCGCGATGCTGTCGCGCGGGCTCGTGGGGATCTCCGGTCCGTCGCTGGTCGTCAACCTGCCCGGTTCGCGGGGCGGGGTGAACGACGGGCTCGACGTGCTCGAGCCCATCATGGGGCACGTGCTCCAGCAGCTGGCCGGCGGAGACCACTGA
- a CDS encoding GNAT family N-acetyltransferase: MRAPWRREPQLAPWPVVLHDRTAWPEVVLRPLRLEDEDEWHHLRRENADHVRPWEPTLPPGVTTRLPVSYRQFVSDLDREAAADRAMPWCIEVGGRIVGQVHLFGIVRAAQQSAAAGYWLAESESGQGIATRALAMAIDHALGPAGLHRVEVNIRLDNDRSLALVRRLRLREEGVRERYLHIDGSWRDHLSFAVTAEEVERAGLASRLSHL; this comes from the coding sequence GTGAGAGCACCGTGGCGACGCGAGCCGCAGCTCGCCCCGTGGCCGGTCGTGCTGCACGACCGTACTGCCTGGCCTGAGGTCGTCCTGCGGCCGCTGCGGCTCGAGGACGAGGACGAGTGGCACCACCTGCGCCGCGAGAACGCCGACCACGTGCGACCGTGGGAGCCGACGCTTCCGCCGGGGGTGACGACGAGGCTTCCGGTGTCGTACCGGCAGTTCGTCTCCGACCTCGACCGTGAGGCCGCCGCGGACCGGGCCATGCCGTGGTGCATCGAGGTGGGGGGTCGGATCGTCGGCCAGGTCCACCTCTTCGGCATCGTCCGGGCCGCCCAGCAGTCCGCTGCCGCGGGCTACTGGCTGGCCGAGTCCGAGTCCGGTCAGGGCATCGCCACCCGAGCCCTCGCCATGGCGATCGACCACGCGCTGGGCCCCGCCGGGCTCCATCGCGTCGAGGTCAACATCCGGCTCGACAACGACCGGTCCCTGGCGCTCGTGCGTCGGCTCCGACTCCGCGAGGAAGGCGTCCGGGAGCGGTATCTGCACATCGACGGGTCGTGGCGCGACCACCTCAGTTTTGCCGTGACGGCCGAAGAGGTCGAGAGGGCAGGTCTGGCGTCACGGTTGTCACACTTGTAA
- a CDS encoding AI-2E family transporter, whose amino-acid sequence MTDNATSPRPADPARASAVPPAVRAASEWAVRLLVIGVALYVASMLLREFSQIVVPLLIALLLAAMLVPISRRLARAMPVGLAAGTTVLGVILIVSALFTLIGQQFSSGLSELTAEVATGLEQIRDWLRTTFSITDSEFDRYFENLREGVSNSGNLGQTAADVGLTATHFIAGMFIALFALFFFLYDGPRIWAWIVRLFPRVSRPRVDSSGRIAWDQLSAFVRATIIVALVDAVGIALGATVLKVPFAFAIGVLVFLFAFIPIVGALLSGAVAVILALVSHGFGVALIMLAVVIAVQQLESHVLQPVLLGHAVSIHPLAVILAIAAGSTVAGIVGALAAVPFAAVLNAVGKHLLLKESEAELEEELEESAEEGSAPAKP is encoded by the coding sequence GTGACCGACAACGCCACCTCGCCCCGCCCCGCCGACCCGGCCCGCGCCTCGGCGGTGCCGCCCGCGGTGCGGGCTGCGAGCGAGTGGGCCGTGCGCCTCCTCGTCATCGGCGTGGCCCTCTATGTCGCCTCCATGCTGCTGCGGGAGTTCTCCCAGATCGTCGTTCCGCTGCTCATCGCGCTGCTGCTCGCGGCCATGCTCGTGCCGATCAGCCGCCGCCTCGCGCGGGCCATGCCGGTGGGGCTCGCGGCCGGCACGACCGTGCTCGGCGTCATCCTCATCGTCTCCGCGCTCTTCACCCTGATCGGACAGCAGTTCAGCAGCGGCCTGTCCGAGCTGACCGCCGAGGTCGCGACGGGCCTCGAGCAGATCCGCGACTGGCTGCGCACGACGTTCAGCATCACCGACTCGGAGTTCGACCGCTACTTCGAGAACCTGCGCGAGGGAGTCAGCAACTCGGGCAACCTCGGCCAGACCGCCGCGGACGTCGGCCTCACCGCGACCCACTTCATCGCCGGCATGTTCATCGCCCTCTTCGCGCTCTTCTTCTTCCTCTACGACGGCCCGCGCATCTGGGCCTGGATCGTCCGGCTCTTCCCGCGCGTGTCACGGCCTCGCGTGGACTCCTCCGGCCGGATCGCGTGGGACCAGCTGTCGGCGTTCGTCCGTGCGACGATCATCGTCGCGCTCGTCGACGCGGTCGGGATCGCGCTGGGCGCCACCGTGCTCAAGGTGCCGTTTGCGTTCGCCATCGGCGTCCTCGTCTTCCTCTTCGCGTTCATCCCGATCGTCGGCGCCCTCCTGTCCGGGGCGGTCGCCGTCATCCTCGCGCTCGTGTCGCACGGGTTCGGGGTGGCCCTCATCATGCTCGCCGTGGTCATCGCCGTGCAGCAGCTGGAGTCGCACGTCCTCCAGCCGGTCCTCCTCGGGCACGCCGTCAGCATCCACCCCCTCGCCGTCATCCTCGCCATCGCCGCCGGGTCGACGGTGGCCGGGATCGTCGGGGCGCTGGCCGCCGTGCCCTTCGCGGCCGTCCTCAACGCGGTCGGCAAGCACCTGCTCCTCAAGGAGAGCGAGGCCGAGCTCGAGGAGGAGCTGGAGGAGTCCGCAGAGGAGGGGTCGGCCCCCGCCAAACCCTGA
- a CDS encoding DUF72 domain-containing protein, whose product MSRAFVGVSGWRYPRWRGDFYPKGLRQRDELAYAAERMSSVEVNGSFYSLQRPSSYAAWRDATPDDFVLAVKGGRFITHLKQLKDVETPLANFFASGVLALGAKLGPVLWQLPARMPLSPDRLERFFALLPRSHDEAARLAARHDDKLAEDRVFTEALVDQPIRHALEPRHESFDSPEARALLAGHGICTVVADSAGRWPQMHDATSDFRYVRLHGETELYASGYTDASLDRWAEQVRRWLADGHDTHVYFDNDAKGHAPHDAVALLDRLRDADGG is encoded by the coding sequence ATGAGTCGGGCGTTCGTCGGGGTCTCCGGGTGGCGTTACCCGCGCTGGCGCGGGGACTTCTACCCGAAGGGCCTGCGCCAGAGGGACGAGCTCGCCTACGCAGCTGAGCGGATGAGCTCCGTCGAGGTCAACGGCTCCTTCTACTCGCTCCAACGCCCCAGCTCCTACGCGGCCTGGCGCGACGCGACCCCCGACGACTTCGTCCTCGCGGTCAAGGGCGGCCGGTTCATCACGCACCTCAAACAGCTCAAGGACGTCGAGACGCCGCTCGCCAACTTCTTCGCGTCGGGCGTTCTGGCCCTCGGCGCCAAGCTGGGTCCCGTCCTCTGGCAGCTCCCCGCCCGTATGCCGCTGAGCCCGGACCGACTCGAGCGCTTCTTCGCGCTCCTCCCGCGCTCCCACGACGAGGCGGCCCGGCTCGCGGCCCGACATGACGACAAGCTGGCCGAGGACCGGGTCTTCACCGAGGCCCTGGTGGACCAGCCGATCCGGCACGCCCTGGAGCCGCGGCACGAGAGCTTCGACAGCCCCGAGGCCCGGGCCCTGCTCGCCGGGCACGGCATCTGCACCGTCGTCGCCGACAGCGCCGGCCGGTGGCCACAGATGCACGACGCGACGAGCGACTTCCGCTACGTCCGGCTCCACGGCGAGACCGAGCTCTACGCGAGCGGCTACACCGACGCGTCCCTCGACCGCTGGGCCGAGCAGGTGCGCCGCTGGCTCGCCGACGGGCACGACACCCATGTCTACTTCGACAACGACGCGAAGGGGCACGCCCCGCACGACGCCGTCGCCCTGCTCGACCGCCTCCGCGACGCCGACGGGGGCTGA